A region from the Musa acuminata AAA Group cultivar baxijiao chromosome BXJ1-10, Cavendish_Baxijiao_AAA, whole genome shotgun sequence genome encodes:
- the LOC103999709 gene encoding uncharacterized protein LOC103999709, with protein MGKSRGVSYKKAHGEPKRRRDASDDEEDKEYLFGAEDEDVEEEGFSESLDADATEEEFEFGESTCGSEEEREIDYDDEEEDQDEAVAVEEEVESPRSMPWNGRAQRSGALVDDEEEETKDWFRSCRRNLVALDYAEEEEDDDDHDEDFLPDDGGDDSHDEEEVSLASGKKGDLKRRTKKRKSRVFKQKRSEKRIRRRKSDDDDDDSDFPYSKEGLLVKNRIAFHKERNKLKNVKRRKRSLVISESSSDSDYMIFELDDLVVGGAINPPKPINTTEDEEKGKEKEGDELQKQICGICLAEERTRTIQGELDCCAHFFCFKCIMEWSKVESRCPVCKRRFSTITKSSRSDPGFGMRKVVSIQVRNQVYQPSEEEIRQMLDPYGSVVCTECQQDGDDGLMLLCDICDSCAHTYCVGLGREVPEGSWYCDCCRSATNGSSTSQNQGTVTDERARNGECLGLGTETEVAEHIHATSYFQQSISLPPLVAVQRIDLNAPPTLEDDHGATLQDAGGVASTLSGRRAIHHRICILLSNSRRRPMFTPIGLLTDKVESDVMTQKTEESGHHLHSAG; from the exons ATGGGAAAGAGTAGGGGGGTTAGTTACAAAAAGGCCCATGGTGAACCGAAGCGAAGGCGCGATGCCTCCGACGACGAAGAAGACAAGGAGTACCTCTTTGGAGCAGAAGATGAGGATGTTGAGGAGGAGGGCTTCAGCGAATCCCTCGATGCGGATGCCACCGAGGAGGAGTTCGAGTTCGGCGAATCCACCTGCGGCTCCGAAGAGGAGCGGGAGATCGATTACGATGATGAGGAGGAAGACCAGGATGAGGCGGTGGCCGTGGAGGAGGAGGTAGAGTCACCGAGATCGATGCCGTGGAACGGTAGGGCGCAGAGATCCGGGGCTTTGGTTGATGACGAGGAGGAAGAGACTAAGGATTGGTTCAGATCTTGCCGGCGGAACCTTGTGGCCTTGGATTAcgccgaggaggaagaggacgatgATGACCATGATGAGGATTTTCTtccagatgatggcggtgatgacAGTCACGATGAAGAGGAGGTTTCCTTGGCCTCTGGAAAGAAAGGAGATCTCAAACGGCGTACAAAGAAACGGAAATCGAGGGTTTTTAAGCAAAAGAGATCAGAAAAGAGAATACGGAGAAGAAAATCggacgatgacgatgatgattcTGATTTCCCATATTCTAAAGAGGGTCTTCTCGTTAAGAATCGAATTGCATTTCATAAAGAACGGAATAAGCTCAAGAATgtaaagaggaggaagagatcgTTGGTTATATCAGAGTCATCATCGGATTCTGATTACATGATCTTTGAGTTGGACGATCTGGTTGTTGGAGGAGCCATTAATCCGCCAAAGCCAATAAACACTACCGAGGATGAAGAGAAAGGTAAAGAGAAAGAAGGTGATGAGTTGCAGAAGCAGATTTGTGGGATCTGCTTAGCAGAAGAGCGGACGAGGACAATTCAAGGAGAACTGGATTGCTGCGCACATTTTTTCTGCTTCAAATGCATAATGGAGTGGTCGAAAGTGGAGTCAAGATGTCCAGTTTGCAAGAGGAGGTTTTCAACTATCACCAAGTCCTCTAGGTCTGATCCTGGGTTTGGCATGAGGAAGGTTGTAAGCATCCAAGTGCGCAATCAG gtTTATCAACCTTCAGAAGAAGAAATTAGGCAAATGCTGGATCCATATGGGAGTGTTGTGTGCACAGAATGCCAACAAGATGGAGATGATGGTCTTATGTTACTCTGTGATATTTGTGATTCTTGTGCACATACATATTGTGTTGGTCTTGGGAGGGAAGTACCGGAAGGCAGTTGGTATTGTGATTGTTGTAGGTCCGCAACTAATGGATCATCAACTTCACAAAACCAAGGTACTGTGACTGATGAAAGAGCACGCAATGGTGAATGTTTAGGTCTTGGCACTGAAACAGAAGTTGCTGAACATATTCATGCCACTTCATATTTTCAACAATCCATATCACTGCCACCTCTAGTTGCTGTACAAAGAATTGATCTGAATGCCCCTCCTACATTAGAGGATGATCATGGAGCAACATTGCAGGATGCTGGTGGTGTAGCATCGACTCTTTCTGGAAGACGTGCAATACATCATCGCATATGCATTTTGTTATCTAACAGTAGACGAAGGCCGATGTTTACTCCAATTGGTTTGCTAACTGACAAAGTGGAATCTGATGTTATGACCCAAAAAACTGAAGAAAGTGGGCATCATTTACATAGTGCTGGGTGA